The following are from one region of the Desulfonatronovibrio magnus genome:
- a CDS encoding glycosyltransferase family 4 protein, translating to MKTSKILIFINSLTCGGAERVASTLAGYLARSGCAVIVVTMQGREKDFYRLDQRVTRYCLDTAYDKPFLGKILVNIGNFRRLRRILLRDKPDVVLGMMTKCAVMSILTGLGLPVRVVVSERNFPGQKRIAWLLAQQRRLLYRHADALAAQTTEEAKWLKRYVAAANIEVIPNAVFWPLPAAEPVIPPRDWLDSGDKVVLAAGRLSQQKGFDLLIRAFSMIGTHRDGWKLVIIGKDGDAGDPGTRGHLVQLVQDLGLEGRVLLPGLVGNIGDWYERADMFVLSSRYEGFPNVLLEAMACGRPCIAFDCDTGPRDLIRSGENGLLVPSLDVTALSRAMEQLMNDQDYRTMLAQRAVSVRERFSEEAVMGKWKRLLGIEAYCGGLESVT from the coding sequence ATGAAAACAAGTAAAATTCTCATCTTCATCAACTCCCTGACCTGCGGCGGGGCGGAGCGGGTTGCGTCGACCCTGGCGGGGTACCTGGCCCGATCCGGTTGTGCCGTGATTGTTGTGACCATGCAGGGCCGGGAGAAGGATTTCTACAGGCTGGATCAGCGGGTCACCCGGTACTGCCTGGACACGGCCTACGACAAGCCTTTTCTGGGCAAGATTCTGGTCAATATCGGCAATTTCAGGAGGCTGCGCCGGATTCTGCTCCGGGACAAGCCGGATGTTGTCCTGGGCATGATGACCAAGTGCGCGGTGATGTCCATTCTGACCGGCCTGGGGCTGCCGGTCCGGGTGGTGGTCTCGGAGCGCAATTTTCCCGGCCAAAAGAGGATTGCCTGGCTTCTGGCCCAACAGCGTAGACTGCTCTACCGCCACGCCGACGCCCTGGCTGCCCAGACCACTGAGGAAGCCAAGTGGCTGAAAAGGTATGTCGCCGCCGCCAACATTGAGGTGATCCCCAACGCCGTGTTCTGGCCTCTGCCCGCGGCTGAGCCGGTCATCCCTCCCCGGGACTGGCTGGATTCAGGCGACAAAGTGGTGCTGGCCGCGGGGCGGTTGTCTCAGCAAAAAGGCTTTGACCTGCTCATCCGGGCATTTTCCATGATCGGTACGCACCGCGACGGCTGGAAGCTGGTCATTATCGGCAAGGATGGGGATGCGGGGGACCCCGGCACGCGCGGACATCTGGTCCAGTTGGTTCAGGATCTGGGGCTTGAAGGGCGGGTGCTCTTGCCGGGTTTGGTCGGCAACATCGGGGACTGGTATGAGCGAGCGGATATGTTTGTGCTCAGCTCCCGCTACGAGGGGTTTCCCAATGTGCTGCTGGAGGCCATGGCCTGCGGTCGCCCCTGCATCGCCTTTGACTGCGACACCGGCCCCCGTGATCTGATCAGGAGCGGCGAAAACGGCCTCCTGGTTCCGTCCCTGGACGTAACGGCCCTGTCCCGGGCCATGGAGCAGCTCATGAATGATCAGGATTACCGCACTATGCTTGCCCAAAGGGCTGTGAGCGTGCGGGAGAGGTTTTCCGAGGAGGCTGTCATGGGGAAGTGGAAACGGTTGCTGGGTATTGAAGCCTACTGTGGTGGATTGGAGTCAGTGACCTAA